One genomic window of Sarcophilus harrisii chromosome X, mSarHar1.11, whole genome shotgun sequence includes the following:
- the PDZD4 gene encoding PDZ domain-containing protein 4 isoform X2, translating into MGCNMCVVQKPEEQYKVMLQEVELYKASHQDKLGLMVCYRTDDEEDLGIYVGEVNPNSIAAKDGRIREGDRIIQINGMDVQNREEAVAILTQEENTNISLLVARPEMELTKRWKDSDREDFLDDFGSENEGELPVQKLKSPSAYQLENEDGKGTSGPGPGLNNSQELDSGVGRTDESTRNEESSEHDLLGDEAPSTTNTPGSLRKFGLQGDALQSRDFHFSMDSLLAEGAGLGGGDVPGLTDEEYERYRELLEIKCHLENGNQLGLFFPRAGGGNSSLDVNRNESLGHEMAMLEEELRHLEFKCRNILRAQKMQQLRERCMKAWLLEEESLYDFGASEPKKHELSDITELPEKSDKDSTSAYNTGESCRSTPLLMEPLLESPLRRVTDTIFKAACLGAEKAAPGNSNLNQTIAGPHKAGPPDGSPAKFRSLSRDGEVCQRQHADDRLRRSPKAGGTLEQVGAEGSPYLSRRHRVQGQASERYHSCVQLSQARGLEELSHNPLSLASMCKDSLASPKVGGAEAPRMEWKVKVRSDGTRYVAKRPVRDRLLKARALKIREERSGMTTDDDAVSEMKMGRYWSKEERKQHLIRAREQRKRREFMMQSRLECLKEQQNSESKHELNIIALSHRKTMKKRNKKILDNWITIQEMLAHGTRSADGKRVYNPLLSVTTV; encoded by the exons ATGGGATGTAACATGTGTGTGGTCCAGAAGCCAGAGGAGCAGTACAAAGTGATGCTTCAG GAGGTGGAGCTGTATAAAGCCAGCCACCAGGACAAACTGGGCTTGATGGTTTGCTACCGAACAGATGACGAAGAGGATCTGGGGATCTACGTTGGAGAG GTAAATCCCAACAGCATCGCAGCCAAAGACGGCCGGATCCGAGAAGGGGACCGCATCATCCAG ATAAATGGCATGGATGTCCAGAACCGGGAGGAAGCAGTGGCCATCCTGACCCAGGAGGAGAACACCAACATTTCACTGCTTGTGGCCCGGCCTGAGATGGAG CTGACCAAGCGGTGGAAGGACAGTGACCGTGAGGACTTCCTAGACGACTTTGGCTCCGAGAACGAGGGGGAACTGCCGGTCCAAAAACTTAAATCCCCCTCTGCTTACCAG CTTGAAAATGAAGATGGAAAGGGGACTTCTGGCCCAGGCCCAGGCCTGAACAATAGCCAAGAACTGGACAGTGGGGTAGGCCGGACAGATGAAAGCACTCGAAATGAAGAGAGCTCTGAACATGATCTGCTGGGAGATGAGGCCCCAAGCACCACAAACACTCCCGGAAGTCTGCGTAAATTTGGCCTCCAAGGTGATGCCCTGCAGAGCCGGGACTTCCACTTCAGCATGGACTCCCTCCTGGCTGAGGGAGCCGGGCTGGGCGGTGGGGACGTGCCGGGTCTCACTGATGAGGAGTATGAGCGTTATCGGGAGCTGCTGGAAATCAAATGTCACTTAGAGAATGGCAACCAGCTGGGGCTCTTCTTCCCCAGGGCAGGAGGGGGCAACAGCTCTCTGGACGTCAACCGCAACGAGAGCCTTGGCCACGAGATGGCCATGCTCGAGGAGGAGCTGAGACACCTGGAATTCAAGTGTAGGAACATACTGCGAGCCCAGAAGATGCAGCAGCTCCGGGAAAGGTGCATGAAGGCCTGGCTGCTGGAGGAGGAGAGCCTCTATGACTTTGGGGCCAGCGAGCCGAAGAAACATGAACTCTCGGACATCACCGAGCTGCCGGAGAAATCTGACAAAGACAGCACCAGCGCCTATAATACTGGCGAAAGCTGCCGCAGCACTCCACTACTCATGGAGCCCCTGCTGGAGAGCCCCTTGAGACGGGTCACCGACACCATCTTCAAGGCCGCTTGCTTAGGAGCCGAGAAGGCTGCCCCGGGGAACTCAAACCTCAACCAGACCATCGCCGGCCCCCACAAGGCTGGCCCCCCAGACGGGAGCCCTGCCAAGTTCCGGTCCCTCTCCCGTGATGGCGAGGTTTGCCAGAGGCAGCATGCCGATGACCGACTCCGCCGCAGCCCTAAGGCCGGAGGGACGTTGGAGCAGGTGGGAGCAGAAGGCAGTCCGTACCTCTCCAGGCGCCACCGGGTGCAGGGCCAAGCGAGTGAGCGCTACCACAgttgtgtgcagctgagtcaggCCCGGGGCCTGGAGGAACTGAGTCACAACCCGCTGAGCTTGGCTAGCATGTGCAAGGACTCCCTAGCCAGCCCCAAAGTCGGAGGGGCAGAAGCCCCACGCATGGAATGGAAGGTGAAGGTACGAAGCGACGGAACTCGCTACGTAGCCAAACGCCCGGTGCGTGACCGGCTCCTGAAGGCCCGGGCCCTAAAGATCCGTGAGGAACGCAGCGGCATGACCACGGATGATGATGCGGTGAGTGAGATGAAGATGGGGCGGTACTGGAGCAAGGAAGAACGAAAGCAACATTTGATCCGGGCCCGAGAGCAGCGGAAACGGCGGGAATTCATGATGCAGAGCCGGCTGGAGTGCTTGAAGGAGCAGCAGAACAGCGAGAGCAAGCACGAGCTCAACATCATCGCGCTGAGCCACCGCAAGACCATGAAGAAGAGGAACAAGAAGATCCTGGACAACTGGATTACTATACAAGAGATGCTGGCCCATGGAACCCGCTCAGCTGATGGAAAGAGGGTCTATAACCCTCTCCTTTCCGTCACCACCGTGTGA
- the PDZD4 gene encoding PDZ domain-containing protein 4 isoform X1, with translation MGCNMCVVQKPEEQYKVMLQVNGKEQTLEALRSSKEPLVIQVLRRSPRLRGDSSCNDLQLVDSGTQTDITFEHVMALGKLRPPTPPMVILEPPPIGHEYYDPAEFMEGSQQEADRVDELEYEEVELYKASHQDKLGLMVCYRTDDEEDLGIYVGEVNPNSIAAKDGRIREGDRIIQINGMDVQNREEAVAILTQEENTNISLLVARPEMELTKRWKDSDREDFLDDFGSENEGELPVQKLKSPSAYQLENEDGKGTSGPGPGLNNSQELDSGVGRTDESTRNEESSEHDLLGDEAPSTTNTPGSLRKFGLQGDALQSRDFHFSMDSLLAEGAGLGGGDVPGLTDEEYERYRELLEIKCHLENGNQLGLFFPRAGGGNSSLDVNRNESLGHEMAMLEEELRHLEFKCRNILRAQKMQQLRERCMKAWLLEEESLYDFGASEPKKHELSDITELPEKSDKDSTSAYNTGESCRSTPLLMEPLLESPLRRVTDTIFKAACLGAEKAAPGNSNLNQTIAGPHKAGPPDGSPAKFRSLSRDGEVCQRQHADDRLRRSPKAGGTLEQVGAEGSPYLSRRHRVQGQASERYHSCVQLSQARGLEELSHNPLSLASMCKDSLASPKVGGAEAPRMEWKVKVRSDGTRYVAKRPVRDRLLKARALKIREERSGMTTDDDAVSEMKMGRYWSKEERKQHLIRAREQRKRREFMMQSRLECLKEQQNSESKHELNIIALSHRKTMKKRNKKILDNWITIQEMLAHGTRSADGKRVYNPLLSVTTV, from the exons ATGGGATGTAACATGTGTGTGGTCCAGAAGCCAGAGGAGCAGTACAAAGTGATGCTTCAG GTGAATGGAAAGGAGCAAACCTTGGAAGCACTGCGCTCCTCCAAGGAGCCCCTGGTGATCCAGGTGCTAAGACGAAGTCCCCGGCTCCGGGGGGACAGCTCCTGCAACGACCTGCAGCTGGTGGACAGTGGGACTCAGACTGACATCACCTTCGAGCATGTCATGGCGCTGGGCAAGCTGCGCCCTCCCACTCCGCCCATGGTCATCCTGGAGCC CCCCCCCATCGGCCATGAGTATTATGACCCAGCGGAGTTCATGGAGGGCAGCCAGCAGGAGGCAGACCGTGTGGATGAGCTGGAGTATGAG GAGGTGGAGCTGTATAAAGCCAGCCACCAGGACAAACTGGGCTTGATGGTTTGCTACCGAACAGATGACGAAGAGGATCTGGGGATCTACGTTGGAGAG GTAAATCCCAACAGCATCGCAGCCAAAGACGGCCGGATCCGAGAAGGGGACCGCATCATCCAG ATAAATGGCATGGATGTCCAGAACCGGGAGGAAGCAGTGGCCATCCTGACCCAGGAGGAGAACACCAACATTTCACTGCTTGTGGCCCGGCCTGAGATGGAG CTGACCAAGCGGTGGAAGGACAGTGACCGTGAGGACTTCCTAGACGACTTTGGCTCCGAGAACGAGGGGGAACTGCCGGTCCAAAAACTTAAATCCCCCTCTGCTTACCAG CTTGAAAATGAAGATGGAAAGGGGACTTCTGGCCCAGGCCCAGGCCTGAACAATAGCCAAGAACTGGACAGTGGGGTAGGCCGGACAGATGAAAGCACTCGAAATGAAGAGAGCTCTGAACATGATCTGCTGGGAGATGAGGCCCCAAGCACCACAAACACTCCCGGAAGTCTGCGTAAATTTGGCCTCCAAGGTGATGCCCTGCAGAGCCGGGACTTCCACTTCAGCATGGACTCCCTCCTGGCTGAGGGAGCCGGGCTGGGCGGTGGGGACGTGCCGGGTCTCACTGATGAGGAGTATGAGCGTTATCGGGAGCTGCTGGAAATCAAATGTCACTTAGAGAATGGCAACCAGCTGGGGCTCTTCTTCCCCAGGGCAGGAGGGGGCAACAGCTCTCTGGACGTCAACCGCAACGAGAGCCTTGGCCACGAGATGGCCATGCTCGAGGAGGAGCTGAGACACCTGGAATTCAAGTGTAGGAACATACTGCGAGCCCAGAAGATGCAGCAGCTCCGGGAAAGGTGCATGAAGGCCTGGCTGCTGGAGGAGGAGAGCCTCTATGACTTTGGGGCCAGCGAGCCGAAGAAACATGAACTCTCGGACATCACCGAGCTGCCGGAGAAATCTGACAAAGACAGCACCAGCGCCTATAATACTGGCGAAAGCTGCCGCAGCACTCCACTACTCATGGAGCCCCTGCTGGAGAGCCCCTTGAGACGGGTCACCGACACCATCTTCAAGGCCGCTTGCTTAGGAGCCGAGAAGGCTGCCCCGGGGAACTCAAACCTCAACCAGACCATCGCCGGCCCCCACAAGGCTGGCCCCCCAGACGGGAGCCCTGCCAAGTTCCGGTCCCTCTCCCGTGATGGCGAGGTTTGCCAGAGGCAGCATGCCGATGACCGACTCCGCCGCAGCCCTAAGGCCGGAGGGACGTTGGAGCAGGTGGGAGCAGAAGGCAGTCCGTACCTCTCCAGGCGCCACCGGGTGCAGGGCCAAGCGAGTGAGCGCTACCACAgttgtgtgcagctgagtcaggCCCGGGGCCTGGAGGAACTGAGTCACAACCCGCTGAGCTTGGCTAGCATGTGCAAGGACTCCCTAGCCAGCCCCAAAGTCGGAGGGGCAGAAGCCCCACGCATGGAATGGAAGGTGAAGGTACGAAGCGACGGAACTCGCTACGTAGCCAAACGCCCGGTGCGTGACCGGCTCCTGAAGGCCCGGGCCCTAAAGATCCGTGAGGAACGCAGCGGCATGACCACGGATGATGATGCGGTGAGTGAGATGAAGATGGGGCGGTACTGGAGCAAGGAAGAACGAAAGCAACATTTGATCCGGGCCCGAGAGCAGCGGAAACGGCGGGAATTCATGATGCAGAGCCGGCTGGAGTGCTTGAAGGAGCAGCAGAACAGCGAGAGCAAGCACGAGCTCAACATCATCGCGCTGAGCCACCGCAAGACCATGAAGAAGAGGAACAAGAAGATCCTGGACAACTGGATTACTATACAAGAGATGCTGGCCCATGGAACCCGCTCAGCTGATGGAAAGAGGGTCTATAACCCTCTCCTTTCCGTCACCACCGTGTGA